Part of the Parambassis ranga chromosome 16, fParRan2.1, whole genome shotgun sequence genome, AAGTGAAGCAATTTATGGGGAAGAAAACTACCACATGACATATTTGGAATACTTAGAATACCCAGCATAAAATAAGGTAAACATTAGCTGTGGAGACCATACTACTCCACTAGCTATGAGACGTAACCAGAGACTAACAAAGAGGTGATGTTAACAGGCAAAACCAGGGGAGCCCATCTCAGCCATTTCAGCCTACACAGGCTGTGAAGCACACTTGGTAAAATTAAGTCTATTTTATTGTACATTGAGTAGATATATTGGTAGCAGTCAGCATCTGATGTCAGATTAAGTAGACTAACTCATTTAGTTACATGGAGGTATGCTCTGCttgctagctggttagcatgtcAGCAGTACAAACATGTCATCAATGATTCAGGATGTCACTGATTTTACTGATTTGACCTATAAAGGTTCTTAGTCAGGACAGCACCGgcaacatttctgttgtttctgtgtgactATTTGAATGTGCCCATTGTGTGAGCACTCGAGTGACTGTGAGACTTATGAAAAGGCCAGTGAGTGATAGGCACCAGGCAGAGgggggtggggtgtgtgtgtgtgtgtggggggggggggggggggggtgaacgGCATGACGTTTTCTACTCCATCATCTGTCACCAAGTTGGTACTTGCTGTCTgaggtcagtcagtcagtctgtagGTTTCAGCTCAAGTTTGTACTCTGCAGCCATGCGATGAGTCTTCATGTTGCATCATCATGTCTCTTTTGTCAGATGCTGTCAGAGGCTGTCTAAcccttcctgtctctgtcctccctgtctctcagcCTCAAAGCAGTTTGCTGAGGAGGTGCTGTGCTGCCATAACGAGTACAGGGCCAAGCACCAGGCTCCTCCACTGAAGCTCTGCAGAAAGTTGAGCAGAGAGGCTGCCCGGTGGgttaatgcacacacagatcaaaTTAGAAAGCTAATTAGCAAGGACTACACATACGCATACCAGTCATTGTCAAACTGCTGTGGATAACAGTGACACTTCCAGCCTAGCTTGTCAAATCTAATACCCACAAAATGTAATATGATATCTAgggtttgttttcactgtgattACAGGTAATATTGACAATTTGTTGGCACTAATTAATGCTACATTagcattttattcaaatgaaGTGAGTAAATAAAGACTTCACTTGCACAAATGATTACCAATAAGCTCAGAGAAACAGTGATGCTGTGAATTTATTCTTGTGAGTAAACTTGTCCTGTGCTGTCGGGAAGGACAGAAGCAACAATTTGACATAATAGCCTTACAGTCCATTTGCTCAGGAATGTCTGATggccgagcagcagcagcagcacggtgCATGGATGGTTTACTGGAACACGATGAAtgctgtctctgcctctccccTTCTGTAAACTGACCACTTTGTAAGCAAGCAGCTGTAACTGTTTCACCCCACTTCAAGAGGGACTTGAGCCAACATTCTTCCATTTACAGCTCGATGTCTTTTGTACAACTTATCAAatggtgttgttttttttaaaaaatatggtgatttgtatttatttaggcTAGAACATGTTTCACAAAGGACATGATGATCattgtgacacatcagcttaaCACCCTGTGAGAGGCAGGTCAGATTATCACAGGGACTCATTCACTGCAGAGCCATAAAGCTGTAACATGTGCTAAAGATGGTTTGGCATTGTGTTTGCGTAGTTACTATAAAACCTGCCTGCACAGATGTACCACAGTAACCTACAGCATGTGGCTCAGCCCACAGCACAGTCTCCACTATGACTCAGTCCATGTCTAATGAGCTCAGGTCCAGGGGACAGTGAAGTCTATTGATCCATGATAATGCAGTGCTGCTTGACAGCTTGATGATCACAACCATTCAATATTATACCCATTCCATTTATACAAAGATTACTTGACAAATGATATTCTTCTATTGCTATTTGCTTTGACTGAGCTCTGCCCCATCGTTACTTTTAAAAGACTTTTCTCATATGCTGTTTCTGTTCTGAATCATGTCACTGATATGTTGCAAGTTTACTTAATTAATAGTGTTGGTAAAACAGCATTACTAAACTATTTCCAGTCATTGGATGCTCCTCTTCCAACGGTTTAAGCACTATTCATACAAAGGATGATTCACTGTGGTGGTGAACAGCAAGCTTTTAACAATGGAAACATCTGGGGTTTGGTCTACGTATGAGGAAAGGGTGAATTTTACAATCATAGGAAGAGTTGCTCTGGTGTTGTATGACGTCTTTTGTCTCCACAGATATGCTGAAAGTCTGGCCAGCACACGAATCCTGAAACACAGTGTGGAGTCCAGTAGAGGGAGCTGTGGAGAAAACTTAGCATGGGCCTCCTATGACCAaacaggtgcacacacatactgttCAATGACACTGCATATATCTCTTAGCTTCAGTGTAGCTCTGTGGTCCATCCCAGCTGTACGATGACATAATAAAGAAGAGACAATCCGATGACATTCTTCCATTAAAGCCTAAAGTAGAAGCTCTGTGCTGACTGACAGTCCCTGCAAGTGAACAGCTGGGATCTCTTTCCCCTCCACTTCAGAAACCATGACTCACTGCAGAAAAATGTCACCGCAGGCCAGTGTGATTCATGAAACATCCACAGTGCAGTACCGAGTGAGAAAAAGTGCAGCATGGTAAACATGTGCCTGTGGGGGATTTGTAGCTGAAGGGTGTTGTCATCTCACGTTGCTATCATTTTGATTAATAGGCACAACACATGACTCATTTCACTGTCCTTCAAGCTGGACTTTTTTGTTGCACATGCAGGAAAGGACGTGGCAGACCGCTGGTATGATGAAGTGAAACAATACAACTTCAACCGGCCCGGGTTCACATCCGGCACCGGTGAGTGTCTCcgattttcttgtttttatcacAGTTGACatcttgtttgttttatttctttgtcaATTTCTATTTACTTGTTGACAGTTTCTCTCTCGCGGCATCACACTTGCACAGATACGGGGAAGGGTTGTTGGTATTCTTGTGCTGATGTCACACTTCATTCAATGTGTGACTGTCTGACTCAGCGAGCAGCCATGGAGATACTAAGGGGAAATTACAGTCCTCTCTATCACTCCTCAGCTCACATGCCATATCCAGTCAGCCCCATTTCCTCCAGATGGTTTCTCTTAGCCTCAGACACCCCTGTGCATGATTCCATGTAACTTAATCGCACATAAAGCAGATAACTCGCAAGTCATTGCAGTGATTCACATGATTTACtctcaaaaaagaaaacagtcaAGTCTACAAGGCTTGAGCTGGCCAGCTAGAGAGAAATTAAAATTCCTGTATCTGTAAATATTTAGAGCAACTTCACTCTGCATGCAGCCATGTCTTAACAATCGATTCCTTACTCATGTCTTTCTGTTTCATTCATCACTCACAGGCCACTTCACAGCGATGGTGTGGAAGAGCAGCACAAAGCTGGGTGTTGGCAAAGCCATCGCATCCGATGGTTCTTCCTTTGTGGTGGCCAGATACTTCCCAGCTGGGAATATCACAAACCAGGGACACTTTGACAATAATGTCCTCCCAGCTAAAGCCAGCTCCTAAAGAGATATTGATCCTGTGACTTGAATCAGGAATTTATTCCATTTTCTGGGGAGAAGTTGTCTGCCTGCAGTGCTTTAGAAACAAACTCAGGAGAGAATCATTTACTGCATCTAAAGAGAGCCATGCTGTGTTGTGTGGAAAGGCTTTagtttatgtgtttatatttttgaaGAGGTCTGTGTATGATATAGTGTTTGAAACAAAGCTATCACTTCTGTTTGACATTGCTAACAAAACATTTCCACTGACCATGGGGATTGTATAATCTTAATTCTGAGATGTTTCCATTACCTGTGACAGTATTTCCTCTATTAATGTCAATACTGAAATAGACCATATCTTCACTGGTGTAAGagctaatgcatgttaaaataaCTGCAGCACTTCTTCTATTTTTAGGGGGGTTTAAATGATTAACATGGGCAAAACAATGTCTATTACTGACAGCCATGAAACACATTTGTGAATTTGTCTGCAGTCCACTGAAAATATAATGATAAGTGTTagctgtttgtattttattttgaatttgaCAGATCATGAGCTACACTTTAGCTCTTTCTAAACACTTTCTGCATTACAATGCCACTCTCTGTAACTTCACTTACAACTGACCTCCGCATGTTTTAGATACTTCAGATAACAATCTGAGGTTTCAGtgccaaaaaaacaagcacCTGTAGGTTGACAAATGTCTCATTTTTGATGTTGCAGACTATTGTGATTTCACTCAGAATTTGAGTATTCCAAATATTTTTATCCCTATTAATCTTTTAAACCCAAGGGACTGAGAAAATAGGTCCCAGCTTCAAAAATGGAATTTCATTTAACATTGAGCTGATGACTCAGTGTGCTTGGTATGTTTGTGTACACTTGTAAAAGCAAACCCAGCATTCCCACGCCTGTGTCCTCTACATCTGATCAGTTGgggttttttccctttttttctacAATAAATTTGACAGATTGCCAGGAAGACATTTGGCATCTGCCCATGTAAGTTTGTGTCATACATATTTTGTGACATACAGTGAGAGACAAGACAAATCCGCTGGAGATTGCCTCCCCAAAACATTTACATAATTTGTGAACAATTATATGCTATGCTACTTTTATAATGCAGCCTATTATCAAAGCAAGCTATTACAAGAAAATCTGTTCATCTTATTTCATCTAGTCAAGTGACTGGATGAAGTGTGCACTGTAAGACATCTTTTTGACTGTATGTACATTATCTTTTGTTGTTAAAAAAggtgaaaatgtgaaaatggtTTAAACAATAAGACTTGTGATGCAGTCAGAGCCCACATTGGAACAGACTTTATTTAGCAGATACTGGGGATGCAACATAGAGTAGCAGCGATACAGAAGAGTCAATGGTGTTTAGGCTTTAGGCTGGAGAAAAGGGAGTCAGGAGTCGAGCGGCCTTCGCCACTTACATGGTCAGCTCCTGTGAGAAGgtggggaaggaaaaaaaagaagagaataaGACAGGGAATAGTTTAAGAAATGTATTGAAGagtgaaaaatgaaacaatatCAACAACACCTCgagaaaaaaatcagctgcatcCCTGAAACGCCTCCCACTATTTATTTTTAGTGTTAAGtgttgctgccatctagtggacatAAAGCTGCACATATGACCTACAGAACTGTAGAGGTTACTCAGTTACTGGGGAGAAATTCTACTTGTCATTTGTCCTCCGTTCTTCCTCCTCACATCCCCCATCACCATCCCTTCCCTGCCTGCTCACTGCCTATGACTCATTATTTTGTTCACCATCTgccctccctccatctttctctctctctctctctctcgttcccTTCTTCCCGTCCTCTTTCCTCACCATGATAGCGTTCACAATGTCAttcttgttgtgtttcagtgcaCGGACGGCCTTGGCTCGTGACACATTGGCCTGTGCCATCACCAGCTCAATGTCTCTCTGCTCAAGTCCTCCCTCATCCACCTGATGtaaagagacaaagacaaagaaaggtTGTTTAGttgacaacacaacagtcctttGCATATAGCTCAGACAATAAatacctcttcctcctcctcttcactttcCTCCTTGATGGTGAGGCTGGGTGGGACAGGTGGGGCTAAAGGAGAAGAGGTCACAGGCACCTTGaatttctctgcagctgctttgtGAGCCTGCTGAGATAGATCCTCAATCTGAAGAGAGGAAATGAGTGCACAAGAGGAGAGGAATCAGAGTAAGAGCATACTAAACATGTTTAAGTCATCAAAAGGGCAAGAAAGACTGACCTTTGCCTCTCCAAACACGATATAAATGTCAGATACAGGGCTCTTGAATACATCAGGTCTGCTGATGACAAACAGGATACTCTTGGACTTCCTAATAGTGATTCTGGTCACACCATGGACGGGCTTCAGACCCAGTTTAGACATGGCCtacatacacatacagcaaCAGTAAGGGCTGGGATTAGGTACAGAATTACACAGATTAAACACAGTCGCTGTACTGACTGTCTTTGACCACTGTATGTTTTATATCTACTGTTTTATATCTACTGTTTGTGTAACCATATAGAACTTGTAGTCTGACCTTGCGGGCCTTCTTTTCACTGCGGCTCTGTTTTGGTCTGTTCAGGCCTTCATCTGCAGAGGAGATAGACTGGAGacgcaaacacaaacatcacattaCTCTGAATATTCTCTATATGTCAGGGTCGATAACATGCTAATTTATGAATTTTCCAAGTGCCACTTCTGCTAATCTCACAAACATGgttcagctgttgtgttttcagcagGTTCTTACTATACAAAGGACTGGCATACGTCAGTATCACTGACTCAGAAAATGACCTGCAGGTAGTGAACTATCTTAGGAAAAGATTTGTTTAAAACACTTTTCACATTCTACCAGCAGCTTGTTACAAAAAATGCTGACTGATTGAACAGCCCCTAATAAAGCCCAACAGACCAACCTGTGGCTCTGATGGTCTCAGTGGTTCTGGCTCTTCTAGCTCAGGTACTGACCCTTCACTTTCAGACTCATTACAGGAAGCCAGCGTGGAACCTACACAAGGATTTCGAAAAATAAGTGTGTTATGTCCATATTGCCACAGAAACCAATAACTGTAGTACAAGTGATGAGCACATTATAGAGTCTTTCTCATTAGAGCTATGCTGATGGAGAGTGTTCTTTATGAATTCCAAAAGAGCATCTAAACAGTACCAGGGGACTCAAGCAGCCAATGGAAAATAAATCTGATTCTCCCCCTAGACTATATGATTTTTACATCATATGCAATCTGCCACTGGCAATGATAGAAAACATGTCATCCGTAAGCCAGGAAAATACTTAAATGTATGATTATTTTCTATTCTGAATcatataaatgtattatttatatgaTTCAGAGTAGTATTTGAGGTCATATAAACATAAAAGAACAAAGGGTGGAGTGTTTAAAAGATGAGCTAAAGAAATTTAGGGGATTTCTGCTCAGGAGATATGAAGCAACCCACAGTTGTGTTTGAAGGAGAGGTCAATCTCTTCAGAAATGTTGTGGCTGTGGTTAACTGGACAGCCTAACTGTCTTTCAGCAAGTTGGCGTGAAGAGAAGGGCTGGATTTCCCATTGATTGGCTGGTCCAGACTCATTCTGCAGGG contains:
- the glipr2l gene encoding GLI pathogenesis-related 2, like, with the translated sequence MGKSASKQFAEEVLCCHNEYRAKHQAPPLKLCRKLSREAARYAESLASTRILKHSVESSRGSCGENLAWASYDQTGKDVADRWYDEVKQYNFNRPGFTSGTGHFTAMVWKSSTKLGVGKAIASDGSSFVVARYFPAGNITNQGHFDNNVLPAKASS